The Paraburkholderia sabiae nucleotide sequence TATTGCCCGGCGGAGGGTCACTGGCACGCGCAAGGTAACCACCGAGCTGGGCGAGCCTGATGACGTTGCGCACGAGCGGTGGTGCCTGTGCGTTATGAGACGTGTCCTGAACGACGTGTTCAAGCAGGTCGATTTCGGTGCGTGTGAACGCGAGTTCGGCTGCGGCCCGTGGCGCCGAGCGGCCGAGCATGGTGATCCAGAATATGCGCCAGCTCAGGATGCAGAAGACTGCGATCAGGTTCGTTAGCCGGTCGGCTGTACGAAGTCGGGACTCTTCGGCCTTGCAGCCCGACTTCAGGATTTTGTGGAAGGTTTCGATTTTCCAGCGCATTGCATACCAGTCAAGTTTCTCGATTGCCTCGGCACGAGAGCGGACCGGCAGGTTGGTGATGAGTTTCCATTCTATAGGGGCACGCCCGGGCGGCGGATCTCGCTCCTGCGCGTGAAGTACTGTTAGCTGTAACGCGGGGTAGCGGCTCTGCTTGCCGATGGGCGGCAGAACAGTCATTGGCGCATAGCGCAGTTCGAGCGTCGCGGTCATCGGACGGCCCTTCGCATCGCGAAGCTCGACGCGATGGAGTCCCTTTACCTGAACCTGCCGCATGGCTTTGGAGATCGTGTGCTGACCATCTCCCGCGAGCCTGTCGACACAGGTACGCACGAGGAAGTAGGTGGAAAGATCATATGCGGTGCAAAACAGCTCGTAGATGTCGCTTTCCCGGTCACCGATGTGAATGCAACGCACAGGATCGTCGAGAAGTTCAGTCGACTGGCGCATATTTTCCAGCCAGCGCCAGCTTTCCTTTTCCTCAATCGGTACGCGCGTGGGATTGATATGACGCTTGAGTTCAGAAGCCCCCTTGAACTGCTTTCTTGTCCAGAATTTCACTGCAGCCAGACCAAGTGGCAATCCATCGGCAGTAACAGCAAGACTCGAATGCATCAGGATGCCGCATTGCGTGAGCGGTCGTCGCGGGCCCCTGCCGTTCTTCCCCGTGCGCAGGGTCGTCTTGCCCGTGTAGCCGATGAGTTCGGGACGCTCGCGCTGGTACGAGAATGCGGTCGTGTCCTGCAGGATAAGCACCGGCCCATCGGTGGCCTTCACACGCTCGGCGCTCGCCTGGAAATGTCCGCTCAGGATATCGTGTTCGCTGACGCGGTCATTGGACAGAAACCGGTACGCAGCCTTGGTCGAAGCCCAGTCCTGACAGGCGAACGGGATCGTCTGCCCCATGCCGTCCCACAGCTTCTCGAGCAGGCTTGCGAAGCGGCGGCGCAGCCTGGTGTCCTGGAATTCGCTTCCCTGGACTTCCAGATCGAACCACGAACGATCATCCGCGTGTCGCTTACCGGCCATCCCGCGTGCGTATGGAATGTGACGTATGCCAGGTTACCAGGTTTCGCGCTGGAGATGTGGGTAATTGCAAGAGAGAGGTGACGCTTACGTGCGTTGCCTGTTAATCCACGGCGCACGCGCGATGATCCAGATGGCCCGTCGACGGACTGATGCGCTAAGTCTGTGGGTCATGCGCATAGCGGGCAGCCGGCATCCGAACATTGCAGCCGTAGCGCTAGCAAACAAAACCGCACGCATAGCCTGGGCGATGATTACACGGGAAACCGATTACCAGCCGGAACTTGCCGCACATTGAAACAGTAACTACCAGCAGTACCTTCATCCACGATTGCAAAACAAGTCGCACGATGGCCAACAGGTCGAACCGGCGCTGATCAAACCCGTGACTGACCGAGGCCTTGAGCCCGTAGGAGCGATTGGGAGTCAGCGCGCGAATAGCCCATCAGGGTCCGTTGCCTCACAGAGGCACAGTTGTACGAGACTGATGGTATGGACTCCCGCCCCCTTCGGGGCGACACTGATCTCACCAATTTCCGGGAGAACATCTATGCCTGCGCTCACCATTGGTCTCGATATTGCGAAGAACGTATTCCAGGTTTATTGCGTCGATCGTGGTGGCAGACCTGTCATACAGCGGAAGCTCCGTCGAGCAGATGTGTTGAAGTTCTTCTCGAAACTGGAACGAAGCCTGATCGGCATCGAAGCGTGTCATGGTTCGCACTTCTGGGCCCGTGAACTGAGCTCGCAAGGGCATACGGTGCGCCTTCTGCCAACGCAATATGTGAAACCCTTTCTGGTCGGTGGCAAGAACGATGCGAATGACGCTTCGGCCATCTGCGCGGCGGTGTCACGACCTGGCATTCATCCGGTACCGATCAAAAGCGCTGAACAGCAGTCACTGCAGTCGGTTCATCGTATGCGTGAGCGGCTCGTTCACGAGCGAACAGCGAAATCAAACCAGATACGAAGCATGTTTGCCGAAGAGGGGTTCATCTTTCCAATGGGTATCGTTCATTTAAGACAGGGTGTCGTGGCACTCGTGAATGATGCTGATGCCCGCATCACGATCCTGCTTCGACGGCTTGGCTCAATGTACATCGAACAGTTGGCAGCGTTACAGCGATGGATCGACGAACTCGCTTCCGAGATTGCCGAGATATTCAAACGCAATGAAAGCTGCCAGCGTCTCGCTACGGTACCCGGGATTGGACCGCTCGTAGCAACCGCATTGTTCAGCGGCGTCGGAGATCCACAGCAGTTCAGGAACGGGCGGCAGTTCGCAGCGTGGTTGGGTCTGACGCCCAGGCAGCGATCAAGCGGTGGCAAGTCAAAGCTGGGCAGCATCACAAAGCATGGCGACACCTATCTCCGCACCCTGCTGGTCCAGGGCGCGCGCGCTGTAATGCGCTTTGTAGACCGTCGTGACGACCGACATAGTCGCTGGATCAAAGCTGTGATGCAGCGCCGCCACGTGAGCATCGCTGCAATCGCGCTCGCGAACAAGACGGCGCGAATTGCGTGGGCAATACTGACGAGCAATGACAGCTTCAGGCTGGCGTAGCTCGCTTGTAACGCATCGAAGTAATTTCACTCCATCCACGATTGCGCAAGAAGCGGCAAGCATGGCGAACCGGTCGGACCGGCGCTTGTAGATCCTGATATATCCGGCGGCTGCATCAAGAAGCCAGGAGGCCGATGAGGGACAAGCGCGCAAACGTCCATGATGGCTCGTGCCGATGGCCGGCACATAAAAAGCCGAATGTACGGACGCAGTCGAGACCTTCAAAATGCACACCGATCTTGCTCATAGGCGGGAGTCCATGTACGGATATACGTGAGCAATCGACACCGAGGCTTGACAAGCGACGTGTTTGCAAACGAGGAGGAGTCCATATACGGTCATTCGACATGCGACGACGGATAGTTGACAATTGCGCTCGCTAACACAGAAACTTCATGCTGCCTACAAATATGCGCGCCAACGTGTCAGTCTCCAATCCTTCCGCCCAATATCAAACAATCGCTCTCGTAGTCGTTTCGATGTTTTGTTTCGCGGTCGTCGATGCGTTGGGGAAAGCGGTCGCACTGAACTATCCAGCGAACGAGGTAACTTTCTTCCGCATGTTGTTTGGCGTGATCCCAGCGTTGTTGGTGAGTCTTCGTGGCGGCCCGTTAGGCAAGCGTATTCAAAATGTCGATCTGCGCGGACAAATGGCGCGTGCCATCACTCTTCTCGGTGCCTCTGCACTGTTTTTCGCGGGCTTGCCGTATTTGCCTCTAAGTGAGGCGGTGGCGATCGTCTACTCAGAGGCGATCTTTGTCGTCCTTCTCGCGCCCATTTTGCTCGGGGAGCGCTTACTCGCGCGAAATGCCGTCGCCGCGTTCGCAGGCTTTCTCGGAGTCCTTCTCGTGGTCCGACCTCAAGGCAGCGTGTCGAATCTCATGGGCCCTTGTTTGCTTCTTGCTAGCGCGTTGTGTGGTGCTCTCTCAATGATTCAGATTCGCAAGCTCAAGGTTAGCGACGACTCAACCATCACAGTGCTCTTCTTTACAGCTTTCGGAACCGTAGTTACTGCCTTCTCTCTTTTCTTTTCCTGGCGTACGCCGACGCACAAGGACCTGCTAACCATGGCACTGCTGGCGTCATTCGCAACGGCCGGTCAACTCCTCTTTACGGTTGCAGTAAGGCGTGACAGTGCTGCAAAACTGGCTCCCTACACTTACACAAGTATCATTTGGGCAACGCTTTTCGGGTTTTTCGTGTGGGGCGAAACACTGGGCGTCGTTCCAGTCATCGGAATATTCGCGATCGTCGGGAGCTCGATCGCTGTTGCGATTCGGGAAGAGCCACCAGAGGGGCCAGCCGTCTAGCTCTGGCCAACAGTATCGCTACTCAATGGCTGATGCAAGGCGACCGAAGAGCGCTGGACTGCATCGACTGAATGACCGCAGTTCGGAAAGTTGAGCGTCTCCTGTGGCTCGAACAGAGCCCTTCCGCAGAAATCTGCGAAGAAACTACCTGCTCAAGTCTTCGGTGCGCCGTCAGACGCGTGGCTTCTCCAGCATCCAATCCCTGTGATTCAGAAGCGTACGACCCAGCACATCGAACGCGGCCTCAGGCAAGTCCTGCAGATGCTCTACGACGCTGCAGGTCGGATAGAACGCTTCGACCGCGTCGTCGAGTATGCCCACGCCGATCAGCTCGACTCCACACGAGTGGAGCTCCTCGACACGCGCCCGCAAATCGGTCTGAAGGATGGCCGGGTTCCCGTCGCCCGTCGCGGGGTAGCCGTCCGACAACACCATCAGAATATGGCGGTGCGAGCGGCGCTCAAGCAACCGCGTCGCAGCCCAGGACAATGCTTCACCGTCGGGGTTCTCGTGGCCGCATTCAATGCATGCCAGCCCGTTGAGGTTGTCTGAATCAAAGCGTTTGTAGACCTGCAGGTCCAGGCGCTCGACAAACCGGTTGAAGCCTCGGGGCGAGTTTCCTGCGGCGAACCAGTCTTCGTGATACTTGCGCATGCGCGCATCCTCGATGGAGCTATAGCCCAAAACCTCGCATGCGAAGCCGAGCTGAGTCAACGCGTCAGCAAGCGCTGCCGCGCAAAGCCTCGCGAGTTCGATTTTGCGACCCGCCATCGAGCCGCTACGGTCAATCAGAACACTGACAGCTGCGTCGCGCCCTGGCCTGACGCGCCGAGTCCGGAAGGGCGTGCGGTAGCCTGGCGACGTGGCGAGCTTGACTAGGGAAGGGCGGTCCAGTTCACCGCGCTCCTGCTCGCGTTTCCAGTGTGTCTGTTCGTCGGCCTTCAGCGCCCGTTCGAGCCGCACCTTGAGCGGTTCAGTTTGTGCTCGGGCGGCGCTACGCAGTTTTCTCCAGTCGACGGCGTCTCCTTTGCCTGTCAGATCTGCGACTTCGTCGAACTGCGTCGTGATGGGCACCGAGAAAATCGGGCGATTCTGCGGCGACATTCGCTGCGCGCTGGACACGCCGTCGCCAGATGGCTCGGCCGTTGCATCAGCTTGTGTCTGTGCAACGGAACCGTCGTTAATAGACGAAGGATCGAATGACGAGGAGGCCTCTGTGCCCACCGGCTCATCGGTTTTGAATTCATTCTTGACGCTCGCCGGGTCGAGGGTGCCGTCAGCATCGGCGGTGAACATCATGTTGTTAACATCGCCGGCGGCCAGAGCGCGGATCCGTTTGACGAAATCAATTGAGACGCGGACGCTGTCGCTCGTTGAGGTCGCCATACGGGCTTGTGCGAGCACGTCTGCGCTTGCGTCGAGTGCGGCCGTCAACGAGGGGCTGGACTCGATTGCGCCCGGCTGTTCGTCCCAGAGGAACCGCTCGACGCGCCAAACAAGCTTTTCTTTCCAGTCGAGTTGCGGCCAGCGCTCTACCGCGTCACGGGCCAGTTCCATGCGCATCGCTGCGAAGAACGACGCACTACCAGGATGGCCTGCCACGAGTTGTGCACACGCCCGACGGTCGTCAATTACCTGCGCGATCCGACGCGTAACGGGTGAACGCAGTCGGGCGAAAATATCCGGAGCCGAGAAACGGGCGCGTGCGGCAAGTTGATCAACATAGCCGGTCAGTACCGCGACCGATCCGTCCGATCGGATGAGTTTCGAGGGCAGGACGATGCAGTTGCCTCGTAGTTGTGGGCCGTCGTCCGCCATGACGACTTCCATCTCATCGTTCCCGGTCAGCGTTCGTGCCAGCCGGGACAGGTGAGCAAGCAGTTCGTCGTCAGGCCGTATCGGCGCGTCGGTCATACTCAGTCGTCAAGCGCAATGTGATGCTGGATGATGCTGCGGACCAACGCTGCATCTTCTGCGCTAATCTTCGAATAGATGGTCGGGCCAGCCGCAGTCTCGGGGTTGCCAGTGCGCAGCATCAGTTCGGTCCAGTCGAGCAGTCTCCGGGTCGAAAATGCACTCGCCAGATCTTCGCGGATGAAAGCCTCGCGACACTCCGCTGCGATCGACGCCAGCGTCTGTGCCATTTCGGGCGAGATGCGTCCAGAGAAAGTGCGCTCCAGCACGCGCGCTTCGTCTTCCCGCGACAGATAGTCGATGTGATAAACGCGCCACCGGTCCAGAAAAGCCTCGTTCATCAGGTTCGCGCCCTGATAGAGATGGCGGTACTGGCCCATCGAGCCCACCGCATTCGCGGTAGCGAACAGACGAAAGGACGGATGGGGCGCGACGATCTCGTTACCTTTTTCCTTCAGCAGTAGACGTCCACCCGGCTCAAGTACGGCCGTGAGGACCGCGAGAATGGCCGGCTCGGCAAAATCGACTTCATCGACGATGAGCCACAGACCTTCGCGCATTGCGGTCGGCAAAACGCCGTCAACCCAGATCGTCTCTCCACCCTTTACCGTCCAGAAGCCGACAAAGTCGCCTACCGTCGTCTGGCCGTTCATGTTGGAACGAAGCACGCCCTGGTTCGTGTGCGCGGCAACCTGTTCGATGAGGCTGGTTTTTCCTGTGCCGGTATGGCCGATCAGCATGATCCGGCGATTTTCGAGAATGTCGAACAGCACATTTTCTGAACGCGCAGCGAACAGGTAAGCCGGATTCACAGGTGGCACCAGTGGACCGGACGCGCCGAGCGGCATCGGTACTCCACCAACAATTGCCGTCCCAGCAGATAAAGGGGCGGTCGCGCGATCAGAGGGCGTCGATGCTCGCAGGTCCTTCATGAAGGTCGCGCGATGAGCGGGCTCCTTCTTGGGCATGTCCGTCTCGTGCCGCACGAAGCCTTCGCGGCGCCACTTCTGCAATTTGGATTCAAGGTTGTCAAGGTCGACCACCGTATCAATATGCATTTCGCCGCTGGAGCGACGATGCGCAATGCGATACATGTGTGGTCGATCGGAGCGGCTTACGCTCCACTGGCCGGCGGTGACATCTGTCGGATGATCATAGATGCCGAGCAGCGACTGGTCGTGAACCTGTTTTTCCGTGGGTTCGTTCATGGCTTCGTACGAATGCTAGGCGGAAAGCTGCCGCGTCGAACTTACCAACGCGCGCCAAAAGTGTTTCGGAGCTCTTCGATGGCTTCATCGGGCAGCGCTTCTGACGATCGACCAAGCGACATCCAGAGTGCTGCCGTCTCCTCGAGTTCCTCGAGTGCGAATGATGCCTGCGATACCGACTTTTCCCATACTACCGGACCGAGCCGCTCCAGCAGGACAGCCCGTACTTTCGGGGCCCAACCCGCCACCTCTGCTGCGACCTCAGGCGCACCCGGACGTCGATACCGGATGAGCGGCACGTGACCGACTTTCATCACATAGTAAGGCGTAATCGGAGGGAGTACGTCGTCCGTGCGCCATACCCCTGCCAACGTAAGCGCAACCAGATTTGTTGAGTGCGTATGAACGACGCCTCGTGTTTCGGGTGAACCTTCGTAGATCTTGCGGTGGAGTGCGAGTGTCTTCGATGGGCGACCGCCCGACACGTGCTGTCCGTCAACGCTAACTTTTGCAATGTCGTTCGGGTCAAGCCTCCCCAGGCACGCGTCGGTGGGCGTGATAAGCCATCCGTCATCCAGGCGCGCACTGATGTTCCCCGCGCTGCCGACGGTGTACCTGCGGTCATAAAGGCTGGCGCCTACCGTGCAGATTTCCTCGCGAATTCGCGATTCGAGTTCCATCTAACTTCTCCTCAGGCGGTTGTGTACCCAGGCCGTCGCGACCCGGGCCAGTTCTGATTAGAGATTGTACTACG carries:
- a CDS encoding IS110 family RNA-guided transposase, with protein sequence MPALTIGLDIAKNVFQVYCVDRGGRPVIQRKLRRADVLKFFSKLERSLIGIEACHGSHFWARELSSQGHTVRLLPTQYVKPFLVGGKNDANDASAICAAVSRPGIHPVPIKSAEQQSLQSVHRMRERLVHERTAKSNQIRSMFAEEGFIFPMGIVHLRQGVVALVNDADARITILLRRLGSMYIEQLAALQRWIDELASEIAEIFKRNESCQRLATVPGIGPLVATALFSGVGDPQQFRNGRQFAAWLGLTPRQRSSGGKSKLGSITKHGDTYLRTLLVQGARAVMRFVDRRDDRHSRWIKAVMQRRHVSIAAIALANKTARIAWAILTSNDSFRLA
- a CDS encoding ATP-binding protein, encoding MNEPTEKQVHDQSLLGIYDHPTDVTAGQWSVSRSDRPHMYRIAHRRSSGEMHIDTVVDLDNLESKLQKWRREGFVRHETDMPKKEPAHRATFMKDLRASTPSDRATAPLSAGTAIVGGVPMPLGASGPLVPPVNPAYLFAARSENVLFDILENRRIMLIGHTGTGKTSLIEQVAAHTNQGVLRSNMNGQTTVGDFVGFWTVKGGETIWVDGVLPTAMREGLWLIVDEVDFAEPAILAVLTAVLEPGGRLLLKEKGNEIVAPHPSFRLFATANAVGSMGQYRHLYQGANLMNEAFLDRWRVYHIDYLSREDEARVLERTFSGRISPEMAQTLASIAAECREAFIREDLASAFSTRRLLDWTELMLRTGNPETAAGPTIYSKISAEDAALVRSIIQHHIALDD
- a CDS encoding IS4 family transposase encodes the protein MAGKRHADDRSWFDLEVQGSEFQDTRLRRRFASLLEKLWDGMGQTIPFACQDWASTKAAYRFLSNDRVSEHDILSGHFQASAERVKATDGPVLILQDTTAFSYQRERPELIGYTGKTTLRTGKNGRGPRRPLTQCGILMHSSLAVTADGLPLGLAAVKFWTRKQFKGASELKRHINPTRVPIEEKESWRWLENMRQSTELLDDPVRCIHIGDRESDIYELFCTAYDLSTYFLVRTCVDRLAGDGQHTISKAMRQVQVKGLHRVELRDAKGRPMTATLELRYAPMTVLPPIGKQSRYPALQLTVLHAQERDPPPGRAPIEWKLITNLPVRSRAEAIEKLDWYAMRWKIETFHKILKSGCKAEESRLRTADRLTNLIAVFCILSWRIFWITMLGRSAPRAAAELAFTRTEIDLLEHVVQDTSHNAQAPPLVRNVIRLAQLGGYLARASDPPPGNTVMWRGMRRLTDIQIGYELALKRSG
- the otnC gene encoding 3-oxo-tetronate 4-phosphate decarboxylase — translated: MELESRIREEICTVGASLYDRRYTVGSAGNISARLDDGWLITPTDACLGRLDPNDIAKVSVDGQHVSGGRPSKTLALHRKIYEGSPETRGVVHTHSTNLVALTLAGVWRTDDVLPPITPYYVMKVGHVPLIRYRRPGAPEVAAEVAGWAPKVRAVLLERLGPVVWEKSVSQASFALEELEETAALWMSLGRSSEALPDEAIEELRNTFGARW
- a CDS encoding cobaltochelatase CobT-related protein, which translates into the protein MTDAPIRPDDELLAHLSRLARTLTGNDEMEVVMADDGPQLRGNCIVLPSKLIRSDGSVAVLTGYVDQLAARARFSAPDIFARLRSPVTRRIAQVIDDRRACAQLVAGHPGSASFFAAMRMELARDAVERWPQLDWKEKLVWRVERFLWDEQPGAIESSPSLTAALDASADVLAQARMATSTSDSVRVSIDFVKRIRALAAGDVNNMMFTADADGTLDPASVKNEFKTDEPVGTEASSSFDPSSINDGSVAQTQADATAEPSGDGVSSAQRMSPQNRPIFSVPITTQFDEVADLTGKGDAVDWRKLRSAARAQTEPLKVRLERALKADEQTHWKREQERGELDRPSLVKLATSPGYRTPFRTRRVRPGRDAAVSVLIDRSGSMAGRKIELARLCAAALADALTQLGFACEVLGYSSIEDARMRKYHEDWFAAGNSPRGFNRFVERLDLQVYKRFDSDNLNGLACIECGHENPDGEALSWAATRLLERRSHRHILMVLSDGYPATGDGNPAILQTDLRARVEELHSCGVELIGVGILDDAVEAFYPTCSVVEHLQDLPEAAFDVLGRTLLNHRDWMLEKPRV
- a CDS encoding DMT family transporter — translated: MRANVSVSNPSAQYQTIALVVVSMFCFAVVDALGKAVALNYPANEVTFFRMLFGVIPALLVSLRGGPLGKRIQNVDLRGQMARAITLLGASALFFAGLPYLPLSEAVAIVYSEAIFVVLLAPILLGERLLARNAVAAFAGFLGVLLVVRPQGSVSNLMGPCLLLASALCGALSMIQIRKLKVSDDSTITVLFFTAFGTVVTAFSLFFSWRTPTHKDLLTMALLASFATAGQLLFTVAVRRDSAAKLAPYTYTSIIWATLFGFFVWGETLGVVPVIGIFAIVGSSIAVAIREEPPEGPAV